Proteins from a genomic interval of Hydrogenophaga sp. PAMC20947:
- the secA gene encoding preprotein translocase subunit SecA codes for MATNILTKIFGSRNDRLLKTYRKTVEHINGLEPQFEKLSDDELKGQTEVFKKRIADGEALEAVLPEAFAVVREASKRVMKMRHFDVQMVGGLALHHGKVAEMRTGEGKTLTATLPVYLNALTGKGVHVVTVNDYLASRDAQWMGRLYTFLGLRVGINLPQAPREEKQAAYQADITYGTNNEYGFDYLRDNMVYEVADRVQRGLNYAIVDEVDSILIDEARTPLIISGQAEDQTQVYQAIKALVHHLVRQEGEADPRTGEGVIKAGDFTVDEKGHSIHMTEQGHENAERLLSEAGLLPEGASLYDPSNIALMHNLVTSLKAHHLYHRDQHYVNQAGEIVIVDEFTGRLMSGRRWSDGLHQAVEAKEGVAIQPENQTLASITFQNYFRLYGKLSGMTGTADTEAYEFQEIYGLETVVIPANRPSKRNDQLDRVYKTTQEKYAAAIQDIRECHERGQPVLVGTSSIENSEIIAELLVKENLPHEVLNAKQHAREADIIVQAGQPSAITIATNMAGRGTDIVLGGNLEKMLAIVETDESLDETAKANRLEAVRTQWQADQDKVKALGGLRIIATERHESRRIDNQLRGRSGRQGDPGSSRFYLSLDDSLMRIFAGDRVRAIMDRLKMPEGEAIEAGMVTRSIESAQRKVEARNFDIRKQLLEYDDVSNDQRKVIYQQRNDILDAADLRAQIDALRDGAFTDLVRQFVPEGSVEEQWDLANLEKALNDEWIVDAPVASWVSDADSIDSEEVVERVLAAAKSAFSEKLTLVGEENFTQFERMVLLQTIDSQWREHLSALDYLRQGIHLRGYAQKQPKQEYKREAFVLFGQLLDSVKNDVTRILMNVKVQSAEQVADAAEQIEERGEQMVNVTYTAPNETGDPESVGAVSDTAPEGDVVRVGRNEPCPCGSGKKYKHCHGQLT; via the coding sequence ATGGCCACAAACATTCTCACCAAAATATTCGGTAGTCGCAATGATCGATTGCTCAAGACCTACCGCAAAACGGTGGAGCACATCAATGGCCTTGAACCGCAATTCGAGAAGCTCAGCGACGATGAGCTGAAGGGGCAAACAGAAGTCTTCAAAAAACGGATTGCGGACGGGGAAGCATTGGAGGCGGTCTTGCCAGAGGCATTTGCCGTGGTGAGGGAGGCGAGCAAACGTGTCATGAAAATGCGTCACTTTGATGTCCAGATGGTGGGCGGCCTGGCTCTTCACCACGGCAAAGTGGCTGAAATGCGCACGGGAGAGGGCAAAACGCTGACCGCGACTTTGCCGGTCTATCTCAATGCCCTGACTGGCAAAGGCGTGCATGTCGTGACCGTGAACGACTACCTTGCCAGCCGCGACGCCCAATGGATGGGACGTCTATACACTTTCCTCGGACTCCGTGTCGGCATCAATCTTCCCCAGGCCCCCCGGGAGGAAAAGCAGGCAGCCTACCAGGCTGACATCACCTACGGCACCAACAACGAGTATGGATTTGACTACCTCCGCGACAACATGGTCTACGAGGTCGCTGATCGTGTTCAGCGGGGCCTGAACTACGCCATCGTTGACGAAGTCGACTCCATTCTGATTGACGAGGCACGCACGCCTTTGATCATCAGTGGGCAGGCCGAGGATCAGACGCAGGTATACCAGGCGATCAAGGCGCTGGTGCACCATCTGGTTCGTCAAGAGGGCGAGGCAGACCCACGCACCGGAGAGGGTGTGATCAAGGCAGGCGATTTCACCGTGGACGAGAAGGGGCACTCGATTCACATGACAGAGCAAGGCCATGAGAATGCCGAGCGCTTGCTTAGCGAGGCAGGGCTCTTGCCCGAAGGTGCTTCTCTGTACGATCCATCCAACATCGCGCTGATGCACAACCTGGTGACGTCACTCAAGGCGCACCACCTGTACCACCGCGATCAGCACTACGTGAATCAGGCGGGTGAGATCGTCATCGTGGATGAGTTCACCGGTCGCCTGATGTCAGGCCGCCGATGGAGCGACGGACTTCACCAGGCGGTCGAGGCGAAAGAAGGCGTGGCCATCCAGCCAGAGAACCAGACCTTGGCATCGATCACCTTTCAAAACTATTTCCGCTTGTACGGCAAGCTGTCGGGCATGACTGGCACCGCCGATACAGAAGCGTATGAGTTCCAGGAAATTTACGGACTGGAAACGGTGGTGATTCCCGCCAACCGCCCGAGCAAGCGAAACGATCAGCTGGATCGCGTTTATAAGACCACGCAGGAAAAGTACGCTGCAGCGATCCAGGATATCCGGGAGTGCCACGAACGTGGGCAGCCGGTGCTGGTCGGAACTTCTTCGATCGAAAACTCCGAAATCATCGCGGAACTGCTCGTCAAAGAAAACCTCCCCCACGAAGTGCTCAACGCCAAGCAGCATGCACGCGAGGCTGACATCATCGTGCAGGCGGGGCAGCCTTCTGCCATCACGATCGCCACCAACATGGCGGGTCGGGGAACCGACATCGTTCTTGGTGGAAACCTTGAAAAAATGCTGGCTATCGTCGAAACAGACGAATCTCTGGATGAGACGGCCAAGGCCAATCGCCTTGAAGCAGTGCGCACACAATGGCAGGCGGATCAAGACAAAGTCAAGGCTTTGGGCGGCTTGCGCATCATTGCCACCGAGCGCCATGAGAGCCGCCGTATCGACAACCAGCTTCGTGGACGCTCAGGCCGCCAGGGGGACCCGGGCTCTTCCCGCTTCTACCTGAGCCTTGACGATTCGCTGATGCGCATCTTCGCGGGGGACCGCGTGCGGGCCATCATGGATCGCCTGAAGATGCCTGAGGGTGAGGCGATTGAAGCGGGCATGGTCACACGGAGCATTGAAAGTGCCCAGCGCAAGGTTGAGGCGCGCAACTTCGATATTCGCAAGCAACTGCTGGAGTACGACGACGTCTCCAATGATCAACGCAAAGTGATCTATCAGCAACGCAACGACATTCTCGACGCGGCCGATCTGCGTGCCCAGATTGATGCACTGCGCGATGGCGCTTTTACCGATTTGGTGCGCCAGTTCGTTCCCGAGGGCAGTGTGGAAGAGCAGTGGGATCTTGCGAACTTAGAAAAAGCGCTCAATGACGAATGGATTGTTGATGCTCCTGTGGCTTCCTGGGTTTCGGATGCCGATTCCATTGACTCTGAGGAAGTGGTTGAGCGCGTCCTTGCGGCGGCCAAGTCCGCTTTCTCCGAGAAGTTGACTTTGGTGGGCGAAGAGAACTTCACCCAGTTCGAGCGCATGGTGCTGCTGCAGACGATCGACAGCCAGTGGCGCGAGCATTTGTCAGCCCTGGATTACCTGCGACAAGGTATTCATCTGCGTGGCTACGCCCAGAAGCAGCCCAAGCAAGAGTACAAACGTGAAGCATTTGTGTTGTTTGGGCAATTGCTGGACAGCGTGAAAAACGACGTGACCCGCATTTTGATGAACGTGAAAGTTCAATCGGCCGAGCAGGTGGCCGATGCCGCAGAACAAATTGAAGAGCGTGGCGAACAAATGGTCAACGTGACGTACACCGCGCCAAACGAAACGGGTGACCCCGAGAGCGTGGGGGCCGTTTCGGATACCGCACCTGAGGGAGACGTCGTGCGCGTTGGGCGCAACGAGCCTTGCCCTTGTGGCAGTGGCAAGAAATACAAGCACTGCCACGGCCAATTGACCTGA
- a CDS encoding M23 family metallopeptidase — protein MHIIITDGWLAKSQAMHLTGIRLVGLGVLASLLLMLTSVTAYHWVFLEGVRQGWPGFSSVARIVAPKRAETSALYMRENLDAMARKLGEMQARMMQIDSLGERVAGLAGLNPEEFKPAPAGAGGVLVGGRSLSMDALNSAMDDLSQLTGSRVDWLTVVESRLFDQQMQRNLVPTQEPVLGARVGSPFGFRIDPITGKSALHTGLDFPADTGTPIFAAAGGVVIVQDEHHAYGNMIEVDHGNNLITRYAHASRVFVKKGDIIKRGQKIAEVGSTGRSTGPHLHFEVWVAGVVQDPRRFLNAGENLAAAELRAPRKP, from the coding sequence GTGCACATCATTATCACGGATGGCTGGCTGGCCAAAAGCCAGGCCATGCATCTGACGGGCATCCGTTTGGTCGGGCTCGGAGTCCTGGCATCCCTGTTGCTCATGCTGACTTCGGTCACCGCCTACCACTGGGTCTTTCTCGAGGGTGTGCGCCAGGGATGGCCGGGGTTCAGTTCAGTGGCTCGAATCGTGGCACCCAAGCGGGCAGAAACGTCGGCGCTGTATATGCGCGAAAACCTGGATGCCATGGCCCGCAAGCTGGGTGAAATGCAGGCGCGCATGATGCAGATCGATTCGCTCGGCGAACGTGTGGCAGGCCTGGCAGGCCTCAATCCCGAAGAGTTCAAACCTGCGCCCGCTGGCGCCGGTGGTGTGCTGGTGGGCGGGCGCTCTTTGAGCATGGATGCATTGAACAGCGCAATGGATGACTTGAGCCAACTCACGGGTTCGCGTGTTGATTGGCTCACGGTCGTTGAATCCAGGCTCTTTGATCAACAGATGCAACGCAATCTGGTTCCCACACAGGAGCCTGTTTTGGGTGCTCGAGTGGGTTCCCCATTTGGATTCAGAATCGATCCCATCACAGGCAAAAGTGCGCTCCACACGGGTCTCGATTTTCCTGCTGACACGGGAACGCCCATTTTTGCGGCTGCAGGGGGTGTAGTGATCGTGCAAGACGAACACCACGCCTATGGGAACATGATCGAAGTGGATCACGGTAACAACCTGATCACCCGCTATGCGCACGCTTCTCGGGTCTTTGTCAAAAAGGGCGACATCATCAAGCGGGGTCAAAAAATTGCCGAAGTGGGATCAACGGGCCGATCCACCGGTCCGCACCTGCATTTCGAAGTCTGGGTGGCGGGCGTGGTCCAAGATCCACGGCGTTTCCTCAACGCCGGTGAAAATCTTGCGGCCGCCGAACTTCGCGCCCCGCGCAAGCCCTGA
- a CDS encoding ClpXP protease specificity-enhancing factor, producing MNISEQDSPSTRPYLIRALHEWCSDNGYSPYLAVQVDASVQVPMDFVKNGEIVLNVSVDATSNLRLGNDFVEFKARFGGVSRDIVVPISHVVAIYARENGQGMAFPAPSPRVIAALGAETEMPEGEDLSPPGGGSVRPPLRAVPTEPAGEANAAHEASDTPPEPPPPRGGRPVLKRVK from the coding sequence GTGAACATTTCCGAGCAGGACAGCCCTTCTACCCGACCCTACCTGATTCGCGCATTGCATGAGTGGTGTAGCGATAATGGGTATTCGCCGTATCTCGCGGTACAGGTGGATGCTTCAGTGCAGGTGCCGATGGACTTCGTCAAGAACGGTGAGATCGTTCTCAACGTCAGCGTCGATGCGACCAGCAATCTGCGTTTGGGCAATGATTTTGTAGAGTTCAAGGCCCGCTTTGGTGGCGTCTCGCGCGATATCGTTGTGCCGATCAGCCATGTGGTGGCCATTTATGCCCGGGAAAATGGCCAGGGAATGGCCTTCCCTGCGCCAAGTCCGCGCGTCATCGCAGCGTTGGGTGCCGAGACAGAGATGCCTGAGGGCGAGGATTTGTCGCCGCCAGGGGGAGGTTCGGTGCGCCCACCGCTGAGGGCGGTACCGACCGAGCCCGCCGGAGAAGCCAATGCAGCTCATGAGGCCAGCGATACACCACCCGAGCCGCCACCGCCTCGCGGGGGTCGTCCGGTGCTCAAGCGGGTCAAGTAA
- a CDS encoding glutathione S-transferase N-terminal domain-containing protein yields MMVLYSGTTCPYSHRCRFVLFEKGMDFEIRDVDLYNKPEDISVMNPYGQVPILVERDLILYESNIINEYIDERFPHPQLMPGDPVDRARVRLFLLNFEKELFAHVSVLEARSVKGNEKALEKARSHIRDRLTQLAPVFLKNKFMLGDNFSMLDVAIAPLLWRLDFYGIELSKNAAPLLKYAERIFSRPAYIEALTPSEKVMRK; encoded by the coding sequence ATGATGGTTTTGTATTCGGGTACTACTTGCCCTTACTCCCACCGTTGCCGTTTCGTCTTGTTCGAAAAGGGCATGGACTTTGAAATTCGGGATGTGGACCTCTACAACAAGCCCGAAGACATCAGTGTGATGAACCCTTACGGGCAGGTGCCCATTTTGGTCGAACGCGACTTGATCCTCTACGAATCGAACATCATCAATGAGTACATCGATGAGCGATTTCCCCATCCGCAGCTGATGCCCGGCGACCCGGTGGATCGCGCGCGCGTCCGTCTGTTCTTGCTCAACTTTGAGAAAGAACTGTTCGCCCATGTTTCCGTGCTCGAGGCGCGCAGCGTCAAAGGCAATGAAAAGGCACTGGAAAAGGCCCGCTCGCATATTCGCGACCGCCTGACCCAGCTGGCGCCCGTGTTCCTGAAAAACAAATTCATGCTCGGCGATAACTTCTCGATGCTGGACGTCGCCATCGCACCCTTGCTCTGGCGCCTCGACTTCTACGGCATTGAGCTGAGCAAAAATGCAGCGCCGTTGCTGAAATACGCCGAGCGTATTTTTTCACGCCCTGCCTACATCGAAGCGCTCACACCTTCTGAAAAGGTGATGCGCAAGTAA
- a CDS encoding cytochrome c1, producing MKKILLGFALALGLSGAAMAAGGGFPLDKAPNRTNDMASLQNGAKLFVNYCLSCHSAAYMRYNRLRDIGLNDKQIAENLTFATDKIGDTMKASIDPNQAKEWFGANPPDLTVIARSRAGSGGTGADYIYTFLRTFYRDPARPTGWNNMVFHNVGMPNPFWQLQGEREPIHTKAESHGAEVEVLKGWEAVKPGTMSEAEFNNNMGDLVAYMQWMAEPAQNTRVRIGVWVLLFLAAFTLVAWRLNAAFWKDIK from the coding sequence ATGAAAAAAATTCTTCTGGGTTTTGCGCTGGCCTTGGGCCTGTCTGGCGCTGCAATGGCTGCTGGCGGGGGATTTCCGCTGGACAAGGCGCCCAACCGCACCAATGACATGGCCTCACTGCAAAACGGTGCGAAATTGTTTGTCAACTATTGCCTGAGTTGCCACTCGGCGGCCTACATGCGCTACAACCGCTTGCGCGACATTGGGCTCAATGACAAGCAGATCGCCGAAAACCTGACCTTCGCCACGGACAAAATCGGTGACACCATGAAAGCGTCCATCGACCCGAATCAGGCGAAAGAATGGTTCGGCGCCAACCCGCCCGACTTGACCGTGATCGCTCGCTCGCGTGCTGGTTCTGGCGGGACGGGCGCTGACTACATTTACACTTTCCTGCGCACGTTCTACCGTGACCCCGCCCGCCCAACGGGCTGGAACAACATGGTGTTCCACAACGTCGGCATGCCCAATCCGTTCTGGCAGTTGCAGGGAGAGCGTGAGCCAATCCATACCAAGGCAGAGAGCCATGGTGCTGAGGTCGAGGTGCTCAAGGGCTGGGAAGCCGTGAAGCCTGGCACCATGAGCGAAGCGGAATTCAACAACAACATGGGCGACCTCGTGGCCTACATGCAGTGGATGGCCGAGCCCGCTCAAAATACCCGTGTTCGCATCGGTGTCTGGGTGTTGTTGTTTTTGGCTGCCTTCACCCTGGTGGCGTGGCGTCTGAATGCCGCGTTCTGGAAAGACATCAAGTAA
- a CDS encoding cytochrome bc complex cytochrome b subunit — protein sequence MAEFKELPPGAPVGAQVTNWFENRFPTAFDAYRVHMSEYYAPKNFNFWYIFGSLALLVLVIQIVTGIFLVMHYKPDANLAFASVEYIMRDVPWGWLIRYMHSTGASAFFVVVYLHMFRGLLYGSYRKPRELVWIFGCAIFLVLMGEAFMGYLLPWGQMSYWGAQVIVNLFSAIPFVGPDLALLIRGDFVVGDATLNRFFSFHVIAVPLVLLGLVVAHLLALHDVGSNNPDGVEIKATKDEKGIPLDGIPFHPYYTVHDIFGVSVFLMVFSAIVFFAPELGGYFLEYNNFIPADPLVTPLHIAPVWYFTPFYSMLRAITGEMVYVLMICVVLGALLGVAKAKISGMLKMAVVGAAVVAVGLLYAIDAKFWGVVAMGGAVVILFFLPWLDFSPVKSIRYRPNLVKWLYTIFVINFLILGYLGVQPPSPVGERVSQVGTLFYFGFFLLMPWWSRLGEFKTVPSRVTFTPH from the coding sequence ATGGCTGAATTCAAAGAACTCCCTCCCGGTGCACCCGTCGGTGCGCAGGTGACCAACTGGTTTGAAAACCGTTTTCCGACCGCGTTTGATGCGTACCGCGTCCACATGTCGGAGTACTACGCTCCGAAAAACTTCAACTTCTGGTACATCTTCGGCTCGCTGGCCTTGCTGGTGCTGGTGATCCAGATCGTGACAGGCATCTTCCTGGTGATGCACTACAAGCCGGATGCAAACCTCGCGTTTGCGTCGGTTGAGTACATCATGCGCGACGTGCCGTGGGGCTGGTTGATCCGCTACATGCACTCTACGGGCGCATCGGCCTTCTTCGTGGTCGTGTATCTCCACATGTTCCGCGGATTGCTCTACGGCTCGTACCGCAAGCCGCGCGAGCTGGTGTGGATCTTTGGTTGCGCCATCTTTCTGGTGTTGATGGGTGAGGCCTTCATGGGTTACCTGTTGCCCTGGGGTCAGATGAGCTACTGGGGTGCTCAGGTGATCGTGAACCTGTTCTCCGCGATCCCGTTTGTTGGCCCCGATCTGGCTTTGCTGATCCGTGGCGACTTCGTGGTGGGTGACGCCACGTTGAATCGATTCTTCAGTTTCCACGTTATCGCCGTGCCGCTGGTGCTGCTGGGTCTGGTGGTCGCTCACTTGCTGGCTTTGCACGATGTGGGTTCGAACAACCCCGATGGCGTCGAAATCAAGGCGACCAAGGACGAAAAGGGTATTCCGCTGGACGGCATCCCCTTCCATCCTTACTACACCGTGCATGACATTTTTGGCGTGTCGGTGTTCCTGATGGTGTTTTCGGCGATTGTTTTCTTCGCGCCAGAGCTGGGCGGTTACTTCCTCGAGTACAACAACTTCATTCCGGCTGATCCGCTGGTGACGCCTTTGCACATTGCGCCTGTCTGGTACTTCACGCCGTTCTATTCGATGCTGCGTGCCATCACCGGTGAAATGGTCTATGTGCTCATGATCTGCGTGGTGCTGGGTGCGTTGCTGGGTGTGGCCAAAGCCAAAATCAGCGGCATGCTGAAAATGGCCGTGGTTGGCGCTGCCGTTGTGGCCGTGGGCCTGCTGTATGCGATTGATGCCAAGTTCTGGGGTGTCGTCGCCATGGGCGGCGCGGTGGTGATCCTGTTCTTCCTGCCCTGGCTGGACTTCAGTCCAGTGAAGTCGATCCGTTACCGTCCAAACTTGGTCAAGTGGCTCTACACGATCTTCGTGATCAACTTCCTGATTCTCGGCTATCTGGGCGTGCAGCCGCCATCCCCTGTGGGTGAGCGGGTGTCTCAGGTGGGTACCTTGTTCTATTTTGGTTTCTTCCTGCTGATGCCTTGGTGGAGTCGTCTGGGCGAGTTCAAGACGGTGCCCAGCCGCGTTACCTTCACGCCTCACTGA